The Thamnophis elegans isolate rThaEle1 chromosome Z, rThaEle1.pri, whole genome shotgun sequence genome contains a region encoding:
- the CSGALNACT1 gene encoding chondroitin sulfate N-acetylgalactosaminyltransferase 1: MMVRRGIIKWLSRIVVILVFLCCAASVFYMLTCTPRSNHQLSAFLRVDSPTGKEEYQAILQKGEEYYWDHINSLKKQIAELKDKLQERSEPLKNMQCQDTDKRGVRQDLGNSDKSQKALLQFLHSQIDKAEIHTGIKLPTEYAAVPFESFTQQKIYQLEMGLLRHPEEKPVRKDKRNELAEAIESGLEILNRPKSNNSINHRIYSISDFIEGIRRTERDKGTLYELIFKGDKEHEFKRIVLFRPFGPIMNVANENLNMAHTLINVIVPLAKRVSKFQQFMHNFREVAMRQDGRIHLTVVYFGSEQMSKVKGILENISKSANFINYTFIQLDEVFSRGKGLDVGARFWKGTNVVLFFCDVDIYFTTEFLNTCRLNTQPGKKVFYPVLFSQYNPSLIYGHRDSIPPLKQQLVIKKEAGFWRDFGYGMTCQFRSDYINIGGFDLDIKGWGGEDVQLYRKYLHSNLMVIRTPVRGLFHLWHEKHCLDELTPEQYKMCIQSKAMNEASHDQLGLLVFQREIEAHRRKQKANNRNI, from the exons ATGATGGTTCGTCGTGGGATAATAAAATGGCTGTCTCGAATAGTAGTTATACTTGTGTTCCTCTGCTGTGCAGCATCTGTGTTCTACATGTTGACTTGCACTCCAAGGAGTAACCATCAGCTATCTGCATTCCTCAGAGTTGACAGCCCAACAGGAAAAGAGGAATATCAGGCAATCCTACAAAAAGGAGAAGAATATTATTGGGACCATATAAATAGCCTAAAAAAGCAAATTGCTGAGCTGAAAGATAAGCTTCAGGAAAGGAGTGAACCACTGAAGAATATGCAATGTCAAGATACTGACAAACGGGGGGTTAGACAAGACCTAGGAAACTCTGACAAGTCCCAGAAAGCCCTGCTGCAATTCCTCCATTCCCAGATTGACAAAGCAGAAATACATACTGGCATCAAGCTACCAACCGAATATGCTGCAGTGCCCTTTGAGAGCTTCACCCAACAAAAAATTTATCAGCTTGAGATGGGACTTTTACGTCATCCTGAGGAGAAGCCTGTGCGCAAGGACAAGAGGAATGAATTGGCAGAAGCTATTGAGTCAGGGCTGGAGATTTTAAATAGGCCAAAGAGTAACAATAGCATTAATCATCGAATATACTCCATCTCTGATTTCATAGAAG GCATTCGCCGGACTGAAAGAGATAAAGGCACACTATATGAGTTGATATTCAAAGGAGACAAAGAACATGAATTCAAGCGCATTGTTCTGTTCAGACCATTTGGCCCCATCATGAATGTTGCAAATGAAAATCTCAACATGGCCCACACTCTTATTAATGTCATTGTGCCACTGGCAAAAAGGGTCAGCAAGTTTCAACAATTTATGCACAATTTCAG AGAGGTGGCTATGCGGCAAGATGGACGAATTCACTTGACTGTAGTGTACTTTGGAAGTGAACAAATGAGCAAAGTCAAAGGAATCCTAGAAAACATATCCAA ATCAGCAAATTTCATAAATTACACATTTATTCAGCTGGATGAAGTGTTCTCCAGGGGGAAAGGTCTGGACGTGGGTGCAAGATTTTGGAAAGGAACCAATGTTGTCCTTTTTTTCTGTGATGTGGATATATATTTCACAACGGAATTCCTGAACACATGTAGATTAAACACACAACCAG GAAAGAAAGTATTCTATCCTGTTCTTTTCAGCCAGTACAACCCAAGTCTAATATATGGACATCGTGATTCCATTCCACCCTTAAAACAACAGCTG gttataaaaaAAGAGGCAGGATTTTGGAGAGACTTTGGGTATGGAATGACTTGTCAATTTCGTTCTGATTACATCAATATTG GAGGGTTTGATCTTGACATTAAAGGATGGGGAGGAGAAGATGTACAACTGTACCGTAAATACCTTCACAGCAACCTCATGGTTATCAGAACACCAGTCAGGGGACTTTTCCACCTCTGGCATGAAAAGCATTGCTTAGATGAGCTGACACCAGAACAATACAAGATGTGCATCCAGTCTAAAGCTATGAATGAAGCTTCTCATGACCAGCTAGGCCTGCTGGTCTTCCAACGAGAGATTGAAGCTCATCGCCGTAAACAAAAAGCAAACAATAGGAACATATGA